The Gopherus flavomarginatus isolate rGopFla2 chromosome 4, rGopFla2.mat.asm, whole genome shotgun sequence genomic interval gggaaatattggGATGGAAAGGAGTCTGTAGAAGCATATCTGACAAAGTCCCAGAGTAGCTGAAAGATACAGCATGAACCCCAGCCATACTCATTGACTGTGCTTTCAAGcctgcagttttgtttttttttaaagttgtgaaaAACTGATCTTTATTTTACAGAAATATACAAACCTTATTCTCTCATTTCTCCATCTTCTTCTACTCCTCTGAGGTACAGGACGTTGTTACATCTTATCAAAACTTCACCAAGGTGCCCTGACAATGCACCATCTATGTATTCTTCTGTGTTTGCAAGCTGCATGTTCATGTAGCCATCAACAGACACCAGGTAGCTCTTGTACTCCATCCCCAACTTCAGCTTCACCATCACCGGCTTCCCTCTCAGCCCATTCAGGAAGGGCTTGGGGTTCGGGGGGAAACTCATGGTAATGCAGCCTGGCACAAggcagctgtttaaaaaaaaaaaaaaattactctcaGGGCCGCACGTGCATCCTGTTCCTATTGGGAACTACAACTAAAGGACCCTCCCTCAAGCCTAAGGGGGGGATCCACAGGACCTGGAAACCACACATGCGCCCTGTTGGTAGGCATGCATGTGTGACTGCTGGGCataaatataaagtaaacaaTGAAataaggtttttggttttttttggtttggcatGAGTGGCACAGCTTTGCCAGATGTTATAACTATTTCATAACTAGTAAATCCTTGTGTGTATTGTTAGCTTCCCATATGCTGCAGGGTACCGTATTGTTCCTGAAAAGTTTACTTCAGAAAGTGAGAGTCCATTAGTCAAGGGGTTCCTCAGAAGGTGAAGAGATGAAGGACTTGGTATACCATGATAGGGAACAGCTCCTGATGCCAGTGAAGGGTCACCTCACCATTGACTTTCTCCTCTCTTGACTATACCCCCCAGACACCACAAAAATGAGGGAGGGGGATGCCCTGAGCCGTTCGGGACAGTGTCAGGCCCTTATCTAGGGTTGTCCTTTAGCTGTGTTACCATGTCACAAAGGCTTTGTTTGCCTTACTTTCCCAACCCTTTTGAAGTCTACTTTTGATACAGCAGGTTGTAGTGAGGTGTTCTATAGAGACAGCTCCTTTGTGGGAATGTGCTGGCTCTTAAGGGCCTTTGTGTCTGTTCACACAGGGAGGGTGTGAGGTTTCCTTCAAGGGGGTTAAGGAGTGGGTCTACTGTACTGCGCTGCTAGTCAAGGATGTGACTAGCATAATTGATTAGGTCTGTTGGTTGCTGTAGTAGATTTTACCAGCTACTTCCATTAGGTAGACTTAGGCATCCACATAGCCTTCTGTACCTagagaaatattttgaaatctgGCAATGGGAGCCAACTTCCTTGATGTTAGGGATTTCATCCTTAACATCATAGTATGTGTCCTGGAGGAGTCTCATGTCAGGCTGTCAGTGTCTAAGATCTCTGCCTCTACCTGTGTTTTCTCCCTTGTGGAATCTGTATGGGGGTTGTGGCAGCCAGATCCTTCTCATGGACTTTGGGATATATCTACAAAGTAAAGGTGGACTGTGAAAACTGGTGACAAGGTGAGTCTTGGGGATCTGATGGCAGCAGTATGAGGAGTGTAGTATGTTGCCTGCTTTTATAGCTGCCAAGCATGGAGACTGGGTGTGTCATGGATTGAATATTCATTCTAGTTAACTATCTGCAACCAGGTCCTCTGGGATAGTGGAAAGGGgatgggagagaggaggaaagggAAGAACAATGGCTCTTTTCTGGAAACATGAAAATGGTGTCGACATTTCAGCAGAGGAAAGCAAATGCAGAATTACTGCTTGTGGCCAAGAGGGTACATGAGTCTGTCCCAGTATGTGAATGGGGTAGAGATAGTCTTACAATTCTTAAAGAAGCTCTGTTACCTGTAACTGATTTCTCTGCAGTAGAACTGTGTGGATGTAGACTGCAAAGATTAATATCTCACTCAATATTGCTTACCTAGGCTTTCTGTAAAGCCACATGGTACTGTTCTGATGCCTTTCTGTGTTACAGTTCCTGAAGTATGTGTgtcatctctctaatatcctgggaccaacatggctacaactacctCTTTACACTCTCATGCGTTTCTGCATTGCTTCCTTGGGATGTGAGAACATGAGTGGAAGAGTGGGCTTGGGCTTGTATTGGGATCAAAATAGCATTTCATGGGGAAGTGGGTGAAACCTTATATCATGGCAGTGATGTATGAGGTAGAAAGTATGGTGCATACATGTTGGGTAATGCCGGATTCAGGTGAGGATTGTTTCCTGAGGTTActttaagtcagtggttctcaaacttttgtagtggtgacccctttcacatagctagcctctgagtgcaaccccaccTTATACATTAAGAgcacttctttatatatttaacaccactataaatgctggatgcaaagcagggtttgagctggaggctgacagcttgtgaccccccatgtaataacctgtgACCCTctaaggggtcccaacccccagtttgagaaccccggctTTAAGTGGTCTGTCGGAAGGGGGAGAGTATTTGAGAAGTAGCTCCTTGCAAGAGAAATGTGGTGGCTCTTAAGCTTTTTTGTTTGCCTCTGGAAAACCAGAGGGAGAAGTTGGGTTCCTGGCCTATTCAATACTTCTTGTAAATGTACCTTGGAATAGGGCTGCCCATACTCAAACTTCTACTGCCATAGGTTAGGCTAGTTGCTCTCCAGTACCAACAACTGTTTAGTGAGGCTTTCAGTGATGACTATAGTTTCAACATCAGACAATTTGTCCTCTATATCATAGTCTGTTTTTATGGCAGTTGGGAGAGCCTTCTCCAGACCCAGGTCATGGCAAAAAAGATGTCTCCCTCTGAAAGCTGCCATATCTTCTTTTTGTCTTGTTGGATCCATCTGGGGGTTGTTGCAGCAGGATGTTTCCTTCAGAAGTCCAGGAAGCAAAGCTGCAGTGCAAGCATTGCAGAGAAAGGTGATTTGCAGGGATCTGGTTGACTTTATAACtgccaagagaggagaaaagccTTGCCTTATAGAAATAGGCTCATAGGCAGTACAGTGCTTGAATCAGATGGCATGAACCCCTCAAAAAAACCTTTCTTGAAACTGTTCATGTGATTAGGCTTAGGACACTACTGTCAGAAAACCTTTGCACATAAAAGTGAACACTTTACACCTTTGCGCTGATTGTTTCACAATGCTAGAGTGCATAGGGCAGGGAGGAGCATTCTTTGCATACTAACAGagtgtgattttatttatttatttattttggccaGGTACTCATGAAACTCTGTGTAGATAATTGAGTTCTATTGCCCTCACAAAACTAGTGTAGCATCAAGAAGTATTCTCCATGTAAACTTATACGTACTACACAGGAGATTGTGAAATGTTCCTTGCAGGCCTTGAGTAGCCATGAAATGATGGGACAGACCATCACATGATCCTTGCTTAGCAATCTGAAGCATAGTTCTGACAGCTGTCAATCGCCTGCACCACTTTTCTCCCTCAACAAGGTCTCCCACTTGTCCAGCTCTATATACCCATGTATACCAGCCTTCTTTCTTACATGGTGCGGAATTTATAATGCTGAAGCTATTACATGCTGAAAAACAGTATTGAAATACTGACGACTGCAATATATCATGAGTGAGACAGTGCAGGGATTTTTCTTTATGCTGTGGAGGGGAGGATACCTCTACTGAAATAAGAGGTAGTGTGGGTGGTGGAGTGTGTTGCCTCCACAGTGGGTGCCAAAACTTCTATTAAAACAAAATCTAGAAAACATATCTAAGTTAAGATGATAGACTTAATTTGATTtgacagtgttttatttttagatcataTCACACAAGTTAGTCTCAGTAATGGATTGGAGTTACATCATTAAATTAATGCCAAAAATAATTAACCATTTGTACATTTTAAGGAGTATAAGAACATGACTGTCCATTTGGGTATAAATCCTAACTAAAGAATTTTACCATAGTCAATCAAATCTATAATTTGAAGCTGATTAAATATCTTAATATTGAAACCAGTTATAAAGCTTCCTTCTTAGCCACCACATAGGAATTAGTCTGACACTTTCCTCCCCTCCATACCCCTTAGAGGAGTATTAAAATACAGACTTTAACAGAACTCTTGATAGACAAAAGTTTAACTTCCTATTTATCAGAAATTAGAGATGATGATCTCAAGTCTTTCAGGACTTTTAAACACAGAACACACTGTAATGAGTGTCTTTGAGACAATATTTAGGGCTCTTTAAACCCGAggaactcctttcaggtgccttCCCTGGGTTTGTTTTATGGATACTCATACCACATGCGTGCACACAACTACACTTACTTTcactcctaaaaaaaaaaaaaaaaggctggggCATCTCCgggttaataaataaataaaacaacccaGGGTAAAATATGGAAACTGGAAAAataagatatttgtgttcacaagGGGTTCATGAACTTTTCAATGTTTGCATGCAGCCTGCTGGACACTTGTAGAGTAGGAGTTGGAATGGCAGTTAAGGAGTCATACAGTGATGTTCTGCTGGCACAATGTTTCCCACTAGTGGGCTGCCTCTGGTGTAAGGAGAGACTGGTCAGAGGCTGGAATGGCTTGTGGCTGTTGAGACTTCCTCTCTCCGAGGAAATCACCCTGGGAAATTCTGGAACTTAAGTCTTCCCTCAGTTTTCTTGTTGATCAAAAGGCAAAGATTCTCAGTATTACCTTTGATTCGTATGATTGATGAATTTTTCTTGTTCCATCCAAGGTCTTTGAGTCAGTCAGATATGAGGCCATTGTTAACAAGCATCAATGTTGGAAAAGTCcctctaagctagaaattaaaaacacatgtTTTGCCTATCACAGTGACTCTTGGTCTGTGACCCTGCAAAAATGAGAAATCCAGACACGTAAAACCTCTTTTGAGGAGGCTGACATGGTTTTATTTGGGTGAAAGATCTTAAGATGATACTGTGTCAGTAGTTTAGGGAAAATTCAAAAGGAACCCCTATAAAAATTACTAATAGGAAAAACTCTAGCTTAACAAAACCTGTCACTCaattttatttttgctgataaattaatataaattaaaacaTGACAAATTTCATCATCTCCACTTTTTTCTCTGCTAATCTAAATATAGACAGATGTTCTTGTTCTTGCAGATAAAGCAGTTTGTTTCTTGTGAAATCTACATCATGATAGAGAAAAGTTACTTTAAAACTAATCAAGAAGCCcatttataatataaaattaatgcTATAAAAGGTCTATACAGCTATATACAGCTTCTCACAATGGGTGGGATTCTCTCCCCAGCAAAGCCATTATGGGGTTCCATAAACTGTCTTCACTTTCCATCACAGTGTACTGCCTTTCCTGAAACCTCTCTCACACCACTAGCTTGATCCCAGGTAATACCAAAATAtaattaaagctcttttaatATAGACAGATTGCTCCCACTCTTGGGGAAATATTTGTACCATTGGTTTGCCCCAGCCactctgaaatgtttggggaAGCTGGCCTCCTAGTTCTTTGCTATTTATTATGACATTTGCCAAACATCCTGTCAGAACTGGAACCTCATATTAGATGCTCTGCAAGTATAAAGGCAGATTTCTGCAAATCTGCAGAGATCTGCTTTATAATCACAGAACATGTTTGCGGATcagatgcggatacaaattttgtatccatgcagggttCTACATGTAGGTAGGTACGGTCTCTGCCCGCAAAGAGCTACAGTCTAACTAAAAATCAGACACACAAAGTGAGTGTTACAAAGAGGAAGAGAGTAACAGTATTTGAAGGTTTTTAGTTCTTCCAGTGCTTCGCTCAAAAACCATCCCCAACTCACACTCCCCAGTTGTATTCCAAGATCCATTTCATATGTAATCTTCTTTTTCTGCCCCCCATACTGCAGCTGATATCAGAGGGGGAGACCATTTGCCTGAGTAGACTAGCTTTAAAACTGTAAATGTGAGACTTATAGGGCATGGAATAGATAAGCTTCATCTCCTGACTTTGTTTCAGCAGTGATTCTTGTTTCAAgatgcacaagaaaaaaaaattggttcctGTAGTAGGTAGCGTAGCAACAATCCAAGTTAAACTCTTTCTTACTTACAAATTTGGTACCATTTAAATGCTGAGGAAACAAATATATAATTCACTCACTGCTTTTTTGATTATGAAGCTCTTTCAAGTCTCAAACTGGAATTGCACTGCAAACTCCAAGATGATAACATAGCTCATTTGTCACTTTGCATTTGATGTAAATTCTGTTTAAATTTTaactagccttttttttttttcagagcaaaTTCGATTAAAAAATATAAGAAAAGTATATGGAAGATGTCTGTGGTATCGTTTGCGACTATTAAAACCacaacaaaacataattccttcAGTAAAGTAGGTATTTTTTGTTTGGGTAACTTCTCATTTAAATTACTGCTGtagtttgtattttattttatttttttacataaatTTGAAGTTTTAATTAAAGCAACTGGAACTAGTTCTATAATAAAGTAATAGCTTTCataactttttaaagaaaggCACTATTGGAATCTGCTACAATTGCATAATAAAAAGTTGTTAATGATTAATATCTAATAGGGCTTGAAATTCAGAGAGAAGCTACTCATGTCACAGCTTCTTAAATTCCTGTTCAGTTAACCTAGTAGACCTCAACAGTAATCAACAATTTGACCTGGATCTTATCAATAATGGAGCAGAATTCTGTTGTCCCTTCCCTCAAATTAGCAATGCTATTGATGTCATTCAGTTAATACAATACATAGAAAGATGTTCAAATGTTTTGCTCGCTTAAATGTAATGCCTGTGTTCTTATCCCCCGCTGTTCGTTACCCTTTCTCAcatttcctcctctctcctccccttcactTCCCAGCTGTtcagttttattccttttttctgtattttgcttttttttttttaaaaaaaagcagaactTGCATTCATTATTGGTGCAAAATATTCTATGTAAATGAGGAACAGAGAGACTTTCTTGTTTGTTAATCTTTGCTGTTTTTTGGGGGAGATTTTTTGATGTGTGGGAGCAGAAGGGTGTAGAAGTGGAGAAACTGTCACTGTTTTGCCCGTCTATGTAAACAGCAATAAAAAAGCCGTCAGTGTCTACAGCCAAGAGTATTTGTtctaaaatgttgttttttttttttttttttttttttgatctcaTTATTTAATGTGGGAtccttaaatttaattatatataaATTAGCTTCACAAATTACTTGTACAGTGTTATGTTAGAAGTAAAGATGattgtgtgtattttattttacccTTCATATTCTTTCCAAATAGGAAAGCAATTCTTCTTGCTGGATGGGCGCTGTTCCTGTTTCTTGCATACAAAGTTTCCAAAACAGACAGAGAATATCAAGAATACAACCCTTATGAAGTCTTACATTTGGACCCAGTAAGTAATAGTGCCCTTGTTGGGTAATGCACATTACTTTAATATGTCATACTTAGGACTTGCTTTATATGTAAAATTAAGCCGGAGGAAATACTAGTGAGGGCCTCTGTGAGGGTTGAAAGCATATCTCAAGATGCAGTGAACATTGCTAGTGTGTATTGCAGAATAGTGATGCTGCATTAGcttaattttaaatttgtaaCTATAATACCAAAGTCCCTTCAAGCCTCTGATGCCCTTATACAGTATATTGAGATGACGATTTCAGTTTTCATCTGTTTTGAATGACTCACGTGATCATGCTAAGCGTTGTTGAAAAAATTTCAGAGCAAAGACCAGACTTATGTGGACTGTGCCGGAGATAATATTGTTATGGGCTGTGGGCAGTCATGCATATTGACAGCATAGTAGACCTACCAAGAGAAGTTAATCGGAGGTGCAACATTGCACAAAAGCCCTTTATGcaccttaaaattgtggagcagTTTTGGTGGTGCAGGCTGGGTAAGCTGTATAAACAGTCCCTACTTCATATGGTTCACATCTGCCTGTTGTGTTCTAGTCTCTTTCTTCTTAATGTAAGGTAAATTGTGCCATTTACGTAAGACTGCTCTTGAGGCACTTCCTTCTTTGTTCAAAGCTACACAGAACTGTTACAATGGGTACTTCAGCCAGTTTGTGGTTCGGGGGCAGAACCAGACACGTCAATCACTGGCAGCAGGGGAATGTGCTGCCTGCTAAAGTTCCTTCCAGTAAATCTTTGAGTAATCGTCTACATGGATTCCACTTGTGGTGTGCATATGCCCCATGCATGCAGAATTCAGATTTTTTGACCACTGTGTTCATTGGAGGGGCCTCACCTGCATTTTAGATGTCCTTgtgtacccccacccccacacacacaaacacctgaGGGCATAAAGAGTGGTGTAGATCCAaccatccctcagttccttctcactgcccaTGGCAATGAGATGGAACTCCTGCAGTGTCTGCCTGGTATTGCTGTTGAAGGAAAAATGTTGCAATTTTCCCTGGTGGTCAGGGACTCCTTGTTTCTAAGTGGGGGGAGATTTTCACTAGAAAGAGTAGAGTAACTATCCAGGCCCTTCACAGGCAGCCAGATGCAGGCAAGCTTTCACGTCAGACCTCTCCTTTGGGCACACACTTTCTCAAGTGGCATcagaataacaaaaataaatatgaactGTGATCTGACACTGAAGAGTCTCCACAGGATTTCAGAAGCAATGCAAATATTGTGAGACAGTGTTGCACGTTTGGTTCCCCTCAACATAAAAATCCAACAGCCTAAGGGCTTCTCCCTTTGGGGTGAAAAAGACATTGGGATTTGAATCTGTTTCATGCAGATATATGGGACTTTGATCCATGGGATCAGATGCTCTGGCAGATCAGTTCCCAGATATCTTAGTGATACAGTGGGGAACTTATGGAAAACAGGGTATTCAAAGTCATCAGAAAATTCAACTCGCAGTCCTGCCAGACACTATAGAAAGGAATATAGGTCATTTGGCAAATTTAAGGGATCTGTGAAGTGTTTCTTCCTGTTTTACCCCTTTGCATGTGGAAGCTAAAACAAGTGCAGGGTGAATAACTGCCCTCCATTGCCTCAGACGCAGGTCTCCCAACCAGCGCTGGCTGGTGTTAGATCCCCAATTGATGCCAGGCTTTTTCCGTTTGGGAGCAAAAGAGTTACCTATACCTTTGACCAAATGAGGTCACTATATATTGTCCAGAGGGAGTACCCAGTGCAGCTGTGCTACAATTACAGGAACAGCTTTGTCCCATTCCCAACCTCCTCAATCCTGGAAAGGTCATGACATGAATGAAATCATCCATCACCTACTTCAGATCAGAGTATTACAACCTGTTCCCCATCCTATTTCTAGCCTGAGAAAATCAGGGACAAACAAAGCAGAGTCCTGTCTGAAACATCTAAATAGGTTCCTAAAGGAGGTTCAACTTCAAAGCATTTCCATTTTCAGACAGTCTGTACTGTGAGGCattcacccctctctctgctggttGGATTCAGAACAAAGATTGACAGCCTGTGGCCAAGACCACCCCTCTGTGGAGCACCCCTGAGTTCTTTTCCTCTATTTTTGGGCAGACTGTAGACCTAGTGGTCTTCTCTTTATAACAGTGCTTATCAGGATAGGACATAGTCACATtctgattttttcttttaattggagatgcctaaattattattattttattttaatgctcTCTGTTTGCTGTGGGTGTCTGAACcagatttgcctcagcctctgtCCTGCAGGATGTATTACTGCCAGAACAGATCTGTTTTCCCCATCTTTCATGGGCGGTGGCAGGTAGGGAAAGAGAGGGTCACAAATGCCCTCAAATCTGTCGTTTTCCTGTTTAGGACTATTAGGACCAGATTGTCTAGCTGCAAAGAGGATCCAAGAGTCACACCAAAGGGCAACCCAAAGGTGTAGGGGTGGACCAGGTCCTTATGTAGCCCTCCAGCCATGGGGTCTAACCCGCTCAGCCGATGTGAGGGCCAGATCTATGCCAAGCCAAGAAATTGGACTATGTTGGTATGCAGTAGGCAGCACAGGCAGATCTCCTAGGCCAGAGCCTTCTGTGGGGAAAAGCTGCAACTGCCTGTGATAAACAGATCATCTGCTTAAACTCCTCATGTCTGCAGTGCAGACTGTTGGGAGAGGGATGGGCAAGTGACAATTCATTTTCTTCCCCACTAATAGCTCCATGGGGATTACCACCCCCCTCAACCTCAGTATTGCCCTTTGAAATAATGAAGTGGTCGCACTTCAGTCCAGGTGGACAGGCAGGTTACATGCCAATGGAGCATCTTCTGACAAAGGAAACAGctttggaaggagggagggattttTTCTATCTGCCCCCCTACCGAACCCATCTATCTCTACTCGGGAGATGGCAGGACACTTTGGAACAGGGGTGAAATGTGACGTTGCTTTAGCCAGCCTGCCCGCAACCCAAAAAATTTATTGTGGCCTGAATGGGACCTCAGGGTGGAAACCTGTGGCTACATTCACCAGAAAaggcaagaaaataaaaattaaaaaaaaaaatctgcaggttCAAAATGCTGCTCAGTTCAGACTTTAGCCTTGAGTTGCCCATTACAGGCAATCAGGAAGGTGTACTTGCAGGGACTGTGGCACTTACATAAAAGGGAAAATCAAAGAAGAGGGACTCTTCCTCCTCTAGCTCATCcccagtatatttaaaaaaaagagagaaaattttaAGGTTCATAAGATTAAAAAAGCGAAGAGATCAGAGAATGAGAGGCAGATGTGAAATTCTTTCTCCTCTTTGGAGGATGGGCAGAATTAGAGGAGGACTTGAAAGAGAGGCTTTCCCTCCGCAGGTATTTAATCATATGTTATGGAAGGTGCTCACCACCCTGAAAATGCTGCCTGAGACTTATGAAGAGCTACCTATTCCAGAGTAATCCAAGAAAGCCACTTAGAAATATTTTCAAGCTAAAGCAAAGAGAGAAATGTGTTCCACTGCACCTGGTATTTGAAGAAGTAATCAAGGCTTGGGTGGGCGTTTTCCTTCTCTGCAGTGGAGCTATAGAGCTGGTACCAGTGTGAGAGATTTTGGTGGAGTATACTCAATATTCTGTATGTTCCCAAAGAAGGATGCGGGATATGAGCCATAATACAGCTCAAGTCCCTCAACAAATTGATGGAAGCACTAAAGTTTATCATCATGGCTCTGTTACCGTGGGATTGCTTGATTGCCTTAGACCTCAAGGAGATCTACCTACATATGCCATTTAGGGAGAAGTGCTGAAAATTTCTACATTTCTGTTCTAGTGGGATCATTTCAATAGAGAGATCTTTCATTCTGACAAGTGATTACCCCACGAGTCTTCACAGAGATCCTGGTGGTCTCAGTTGTTCTTGGTGGATGTTAGAGATGGGGATGTGGCCTGTCTTGCCCGGTGGGTAGAGCAGGAGGCGGTAGCTAGAAATAGAATTCCAAGGTCAGAGGCCAGAGTTGAGGATTAGAGCTG includes:
- the LOC127049985 gene encoding small nuclear ribonucleoprotein F-like — its product is MSFPPNPKPFLNGLRGKPVMVKLKLGMEYKSYLVSVDGYMNMQLANTEEYIDGALSGHLGEVLIRCNNVLYLRGVEEDGEMRE